The sequence tatttaccTTGCACATGAGGGTTCACACTTAATTTTGCCCTTCACATCCACCTCTTCTCCCCAACAAAAGCACACGACAGAAAGTAGGTAAAATCTTAAGAGAGTAAAGATGAATATGATTTATCATCTACAGTATGTaggttaaaaatagattttcctCTTTAACCACAATATGTcattatattgtattgtatatttaagACCTATGACATATATAAGTGTCTTGTCTGATTGACCTTTGTTAAATATGAAAATGGTTAGAGGTTTCATTAATCATGAATAGAATTTTAAAGGGGTAGCCAAGTGAAAAATGTACCATCCCCAGCCATACTGAGGTTTCTGTTGATCAATGTTAATGTTATGGCATTTTTCCACTGCACGGTACctactctactcgccttttttggttttctattaCAAAAAACAGTCCGTCGTACCTGACAACaagtactttttgtagtactacctcagtcgaggttccaagtaAGCTGAGGtgatgtgaaaacctgcagattactgattggtcagagagaatcgtcactaatcactgtgTCGAGAACTATTGGTCTCTATCATTCTAATTATAACAATAAAGAAATTCATATTTACCTTTTACATGAAAGGGTTGAAGCTTAATTTTGCCATCTTCCCCCTCCTCTGCGTCctctctgtaaaaaaaacaactgcagacaacaggaagtagttACATTTGGAAAAGAATAAAGGTAAACATGAATATTCTCTCttcatcattttaattatacaataaaaaagaatgtCTACCTTTTACAAGAGGGTTACAGCTTAATATtgcctctctcttctctatttttggggcattttagccctttattttattagggcagctgaagacatgaaaggggaaagagaggggcaatgacatgcagcaaagggccgcagggcggGGTCGAACCTGCGGCCACTGCATCGAGGAGtgaacctctgtatatgggcgcatGCACTCCTTCCGTTACTAACGCAATAACCTGCAATGCAGACTCTTCTTGGTCTAGGGTGGGCGTCGACAGACATATGAACCTCCTTGACATGGTGTCACCATCCTTTTATGTCTCTGCACAAGGGAGCTTCCCTGAGAGGGCCTAACACGTTGGAGATTCACGCTATCCCCCCCgatcacactccctctgtgcAGACACCCTGCCTGAGTCATTACGCAGCAACAAGGACTCGGATCTAACCAGAACATGTCCTTTCATCTAATTATATTTCatataatttagtttaattaaattataatcAACTGAAAACTATGTAAAGCATTTCCTTTCCAAGTAATTCAAAGCAATTCAAATAAAGTCCATAAAAAAATCAGTTCAATTTAAATGAATTCAACTCAAATACTTCAAATAATTCAAACCAATTGAAATCAATTCAAAGCAATTAAATTCATTGCAATTCATATAAATTCTGTTCaattcaaataaatacaaaaaaatcaatcaaataattcaaatgaattCCAAGCATTTAAATTCCAGGCAAttaataaattcaatttaaataaactcagatcaattcaaatgaattaaataaaaattcaaaagattaaaaGCAAAGTTATTCAAATACATTCAACACAATTTAGCACGATAAAATCAGAAGAGCTGaattaaaaatcaatttaatgACAAAAGTACTTACTAGCAGACTTACCTGTAGCGGCTCTCTTGCGCCCCCTGCCCTGGTTTCTCATGTTCAATAAACTCCTAATGTTCTTCACCCACTTCTGCTCAGGGCCCCTCCATGACGGCAGAGGAGCACTAGGTGCACATGGTCTTCTAGAGGGGCCTGCTTTCAAAGATGAAGTGGGTACCTGAGGTTGGTCAGAGTAGGTCACCCTCTTTAGCGTTGTTTGAGGGATCTTGGTAGGATCATCTGACGCCCTAGAGGTCCGGCATCCCTCCTTTTTCAAGGTCGACTTAGTGTCAGAACTACAATGGGAGCCACTCGAGGAGCCAGAGTCAGAGCTACAAGAGGAGCCACTTGAAGAGCCAGAGTCAGAGCAAGGTGGGGAGCCACTTGGAGAACCAGGACCAGACTTACCTGCAGGTTCAGTGGTTCTCTTGCTGCCAAATGGTTTTCCCCTCCTTATCAAAAGGGTCATGTTCTTCACCCACTTAAGCTCTGGGTTGCTCCATAAAAGTGGAAGCTCACTGGAGGCCACAGGAGAGCCAGGGTCAGAGCCATTTAGGGAGCCCCTTGGAGAGCCAGGGTGAGAGCCATGTGGGGAGCCACTTTGAGAACTAGGCTCAGAGCCACGTGAGGAGGCACATGGAGTAACAGGGTTAGAGCCATGTGGCAAGCCTTTTGGAGAGCCACATGGAGAGCTAGAGTCAGAGATAGATGGGAACCAACGTAAAGAGCTAGAGTCAGAGATACAAGGGGAGGGACCTGGAAAGCCAGGGTCAGAGCCATGTGGGGAGCCTTTTGGACAGCCACATGGAGAGACAGGGTCAGAGACATGTGGGGAGCCTTTTGGAGAACCACATGGAGAGACAGGGTCAGAGCCATGTGGCGAGTCTTTTGGAGAGCCGCATGGAGAACCAGAGTCAGAGACAGAAGGGAACCAACTCGAAGAGCTAGAGTCAGAGATAGAAGGGAAGGCAGTTGGAGAGCCAGGGTCAGAGCCACAAGGGGGGCCACTTGGCAGTCCAGGGTTGGAGCCATGTGGGGAGCCACATGGAAAGTCAGAGTTAGAGCCACAAGGGGGGCCACATGGAGAGCCAGGGTTAGAACTATGTGGCAATTCACTTGGAAAACCAGACTTGGAGCCACGTGGGGAGCCATTTTGACAGCCGGGGTTAGAGCCACAAGGAGGGCCACTTAAAGAGACAGGGTTAGAGCCAAGTGGGGAGCCACTTGGACAGACAGGGTCAGAGCCACAAGGGGGGCCACTTGGCAGTACAGGGTTGGAGCCACGTGGGGAGCCACATGGAGAGTCAGAGTTAGAGCCACAAGGGGGGCCGCATGGAGAACGAGGGTTAGAACTATGTGGCAATTCACTTGGAAAACCAGGCTTGGAGCCACGTGGGGAGCCATTTTGACAGCCGGGGTTAGAGCCACAAGGAGGGCCACTTAAAGAGACAGGGTTAGAGCCAAGTGGGGAGCCACTTGGACAGCCAGGGTCAGAGCCACAAGGGGGGCCACTTGGCAGTACAGGGTTGGAGCCACGTGGGGAGCCACATGGAGAGTCAGAGTTAGAGCCACAAGGGGGGCCGCATGGAGAACGAGGGTTAGAACTATGTGGCAATTCACTTGGAAAACCAGGCTTGGAGCCACGTGGGAAGCCATTTTGACAGTCAGGGTTAGAGCCACAAGGGGGGCCACTTAAAGAGACAGGGTTAGAGCCAAGTGGGGAGCCACTTGGACAGCCAGGGTCAGAGCCACAAGGGGGGCCACTTGGCAGTCCAGGGTTGGAGCCACGTGGGGAGCCACATGGAGAGTCTGAGTTAGAGCCACAAGGGGGGCCACACGGACAGCCAGGTTTAGAGCCACAAGGGGGGCCACTTAAAGAGCCAGGGTTAGAGCCAAGTGGGGAGCCACTTGGAGATCCAGATTCAGAGCCACACGGGGAGCAACAGGGCGAAGGAAAAGGCGAAAAGCTGTAGAAATGTGGGGAGCCATAAGGAGTTTTTGGCCGGGGCTTAGAGAAACCATAGTCAGGCTTACCTGCAGGCTGAGTGGCACTCTTGTGCCAGCCGCCAAACACCTTTCTCCTTTCCATACAAACCTCCATGTTTTTCACCCACTGCGGCTTTGGGCCGTCCCACAACGGCTGAGGATTATTGAGTGCCAtctaaagataaaaacatcatGTTAACACACCATTAGCCTGGATTAACATAACTAGATTTCCAAGAAAAAGACAGACGCATGATCACAGGCTTTTCCCCTGACCTTCTGTtctgtgtgttgccattcttaaattattaaattttcCAAAACACCATAGTATGTAAGATGAAACAAGGGGGAAAACTTAGATTTTATCAGGTCATTCCTAGGTCACAGGTCAGGGGATGAGAAGCTCTATTCGGCCATACgataacaacaaaaactgtCATTTCTTCAAGTATGAATTTATGTGTGTCACTACAGATTGAGAGAGTCTAGGCTGAAAAGGGGATGTTGTCAGAGGAAACAGGGTAAATTGGCTTCGCATATACCTCAGCCTATGACCAAGTGAAAATAagtaacaatattacttgcaataaatattacaaacaataaaatgtacTTAGTTCTGCATTTCTCAGTTCTGTTTTCAGTATTTGgctgaaatacaacaaattgattgttgaattttaaacaaataaaagaacattCTTTTAGTGAACAAATTGATTATTGAGTAAAACCATAATGTTATGAAAAAGTATGCTATCTCTCTGTGCCAAAtgtagcatttctttcacaCTGTAATTATTGCAGTAGGCCTTATGCcttatgtgtacatgtcaacatacagtagaaaggtttcactttttccactgagAGCCGGAGTAAGACTTACATCCAGAAGACTCagcggctttccagctgaggagccagcgtcagtgtcaggtgggaagccactctgggacgctgccgctgggatcctacgGTGGATGGGCCGCGGGCTGCTGGGCTGGACGgggtttggaccaaagtctcTTGTCCCCTTACGTTGTTGGTCGGCCTGGaggtaaaaaaatatacaaccctcagaccactgctccaCATCATGTTAACACCATGGACTGTTCTATCACATCACACGTTGAACTAAAAGGATCACGATCACAATGCAACAAtacttaataaaaataaatgttaggtattaaattatatacaagGAAAAGTATAGATGAGTTAGCTGTATAAATGTAATAGTTAATACACCATAGAAGATGACGTTGTTTGAGTTGCTGCCTTAATaaatctacctatctatctatctatctatctatctatctatctatctatctatctatctatctatctatcttttttcaattcaaagggGCTTTATGGACatgaaagtttcaataacaatggTGCCAGTCTAAATATCTGGACTGGACATgatgaacaacaaaacaataagaGTGATTCATATTTATCTGAATATATCTATCTCACACGTCAcacatatcacaacatcaagcaCATGAGCACGCAGTCTGCAGCACTGATGAACTTTAATTGCACAGTTTGGCCTCCtgtaacatttctgcatgtTAACGCCATACTAAAAACGTCAATCATAATCTACCTATAAAAACTAATTATAATACTGTTATATATCTATAATAAATCTGCGATTGTTTGGGTGAACATCTTTGTTTGTGGTGCCTATGTTGTGGTGCCATCCATAGCTTTGCATTACCAAACTTTACAGTTTAGATAAATGCCTCTTGGAAAGGGAAAGAGACTAGAGTTGGGACGGCAATACACAATAAAACACCTTGATCTAACTGTACTGTTTTCCTTATTCTCATCTATCAAGAGTTCATAAATTCTTTCATGTAAGTCCCCAAAGTCTCCTGAACATTCTTTATGTATCCAGAAGTCAAACTGCTGCTGAGTTATTCCATAACTACCATGGTGTGTTATGCATATTAAAGTATGCTCTCTCAATGTGCCAAAtgtctgcatttctttcacagtgttattactgcagtaggccttatgccttatgtgtacatgtcaacatacagtagtaaagtttcactttttccactgagagccggagtcagacttacctccagactcagcggctttccagctgaggagccagcgtcagtgtcaggtgggaagccactctgggacgctgccgctgggatcctacgGTGGATGGGCCGCGGGCTGCTGGGCCGGACGGGGTTTGGAACGAAGGCTCTTGTCCACTTACGACGTTGGTCGGCCTAATTTATATACAAGCAAAAGTATAGAAGAGTTAGCTGTATGAAATGTAATagttaatacatcatagaagaTGACGCTGTTTGAGTTAGTGCCTTAAttaatccatctatctatctgtctgtctgtcagtccgtccatccatccatccatccatccatcaacccacccacctatctatctatctatctatctatctatctatctatctatctatctatcttttttcaatttaaaggggctttattttcatgaaagtttcaataacaatgttgccagTCTAAATATCTGGAAAGGACATGATAAACAGGAATATGAACATTACCAAAGAAGATTGATTCATATCTATCCGTCTATATCTAtctcacacatcacacatatcacaacatcaagcaCATGAACACCCAGTCTCTGTGCCAAAtgtagcatttctttcacagtgttgttactgcagtaggccttatgccttatgtgtatatgtcaacatacagtagtaaagtttcactttttccactgagAGCCGGAGTAAGACTTACATCCAGAAGACTCagcggctttccagctgaggagccagcATCAGTGCCAGGTGGGAAGCCactctgggacgctgccgctgggatcctacggtggatgggccgcgggctgctgggccggacggggtttggaccaaagtctcTTGTCCGCTTACGTCGTTGGTCggcctggaggtcaaaacaaatacaaccctcagaccactgctccacatcatgttaacaccatggactgttttatcacatcacatgttgaattaaaatgATCACGATCACAATGCAACAATACTTAATTAAAAGTGAATGTtatgtattaaattatatacaagtaaaagtatagaaGAGTTAGCTGTATGAAATGTAATAGTTAACACATAGAAGATGACGTGGTTTGAGTTGCAGCCTTAaagaatctatctatctatctatctatctatctatctatctatctatctatctatctatctatctatctatctatctatctttttcaattcaaaagGGCTTTATTGACATTCAATTTTCAATAATAATGTTGCCAGTCTAAgagagccggagtcagacttacctccagagtcagcggctttccagctgaggagccagcGTCAGTGCCAGGTGGGAAGCCACTTTGGGACGCTTCCGCTGGGAACCTACGGTGGATGGGCCGCGGGCTGCTGGGCCGGACAgggtttggaccaaagtctcTTGTCCACTTACGTCGTTGGTCggcctggaggtcaaaacaaatacaaccctcagaccactgatccacattgtgttaacaccatggactgttctatcacatcacatgttgaattaaaaggATCACGAACACAATCCTACAatacttaattaaaaataaatgttaggtattaaattatatacaaaCAAAAGTGTAGAGGAGTTTgctgtataaaatgtaatagttaatacatcatagaagaTGAAAATGTTTGAGTGGCTGCctttatctatatatctatctatctatctatctatctatccttttttaaatttaaatgggctttattttcatttaagtttcaataacaatgttgccagTCTAAATATCTGGAAAGGACATGATAAACAGGAATATGAACATTACCAAAGAAAAATATTGAttcatatctatctgtctatatctatctcacacgtcacacatatcacaacatcaagcaCATGAACACCCAGTCTCTGTGCCAAAtgtagcatttctttcacagtgttactactgcagtaggccttatgccttatgtgtatatgtcaacatacagtagtaaagtttcactttttccactgagagccggagtcagacttacctccagagtcagcggctttccagctgaggagccagcgtcagtgtcaggtgggaagccactctgggacgctgccgctgggatcctacggtggattggccgcgggctgctgggccggacggggtttggaccaaagtctcTTGTCCGCTTACGACGTTGGTCggcctggaggtcaaaacaaatacaaccctcaGACCACTGATACACATCATGTTAACACCATGGACTGTTCTATCACATCGCATGTTGAGTTAAAAGGATCACGATCACAAAGCTACAATacttacttaaaaataaatgttatgtattaaattatatacaagCAAAAGTATAGAAGAGTTAGCTGTATGAAATGTAATagttaatacatcatagaagaTGACAATGTTTGAGTTGCTgcctttatctatctatctatctatttatctatctatctatctatctatctatctatctatctatctatctatctatctatctatctatcttttttttcaattcaaagggGCTTTACTTCCCAGAAAGTTTTAATAACAATGTTGCCAGTCTAAATATCTGGACAGGACATGATAAACAGGAATATTAACATTACCAAACAACAAGATTGATTCATATCTATCTGTCCATATCTATCTCACACGTCAcacatatcacaacatcaagcacatgaacacacagtctctgtgccaaatgtagcatttctttcacagtgttactactgcagtaggccttatgccttatgtgtacatgtcaacatacactagtaaagtttcactttttccactgagagccggagtcagacttacctccagactcagcggctttccagctgaggagccagcgtcagtgtcaggtgggaagccactctgggacgctgccgctgggatcctacggtggatgggccgcgggctgctggaccggacggggtttggaccaaagtctcTTGTCCACTTACGTCGTTGGTCggcctggaggtcaaaacaaatacaaccctcagaccactgctccaCATCATGTTAACACCATGGACTGTTCTATAGCAtcacatgttgaattaaaaggATCACGATCACAATCCTAcaatacttaaataaaaataaatgttatgtatTAAATTTTATACAAGTAAAAGTGTAGAAGAGTTAGAAGTATGAAATGTAATAAttaatacatcatagaagaAGACGTTGTTTGAGTTGCAGCCTTAAGgaatctatctatcaatctatctatctatctatctatctatcaatgtATCTTTTTCAATTCAAAGGGGCTTTATTGACAGTCAATTTTCAATAATAATGGTCCCAGTCTAAgagagccggagtcagactaacctccagagtcagcggctttccagctgaggagccagcgtcattgtcaggtgggaagccactctgggacgctgccgctgggatcctacggtggatgggccgcgggctgctgggccggacggggtttggaccaaagtctcTTGTCCGCTTACGACGTTGGTCggcctggaggtcaaaacaaatacaaccctcagaccactgctcAACATCATGTTAACAACATGGACTGTTCTATCACATCACATGTTTAATTAAAAGGATCACGATCACAAAGCTACAATACTTAAAGTAAATGTtatgtattaaattatatacaagCAAAAGTATAGAAGAGTTAgctgtataaaatgtaatagttaatacatcatagaagaTGACGTTGTTTGAGTTGCTgcctttatctatctatctatctatctatctatctatctatctatctatctatctatctatctatctatctatctatctatctatcttttcaATTCCAAGGGGCTTTACTTCCAtgaaagttttaaaaacaatgttgccAGTCTAAATATCTGGACAGGACATGATAAACAGGAATATTAACATTACCAAACAACAAGATTGATTCATATCTATCTGTCCATATCTATCTCACATGTCACACATATCAAAACATCAAGCACATGAACACCCAGTCTCTGTGCCAAAtgtctgcatttct is a genomic window of Etheostoma spectabile isolate EspeVRDwgs_2016 chromosome 22, UIUC_Espe_1.0, whole genome shotgun sequence containing:
- the LOC116672451 gene encoding protein pygopus — translated: MENMDQRRKGTNPVRPSSPRPIHRRIPAAASQSGFPPGTDAGSSAGKPLTLEMALNNPQPLWDGPKPQWVKNMEVCMERRKVFGGWHKSATQPAGKPDYGFSKPRPKTPYGSPHFYSFSPFPSPCCSPCGSESGSPSGSPLGSNPGSLSGPPCGSKPGCPCGPPCGSNSDSPCGSPRGSNPGLPSGPPCGSDPGCPSGSPLGSNPVSLSGPPCGSNPDCQNGFPRGSKPGFPSELPHSSNPRSPCGPPCGSNSDSPCGSPRGSNPVLPSGPPCGSDPGCPSGSPLGSNPVSLSGPPCGSNPGCQNGSPRGSKPGFPSELPHSSNPRSPCGPPCGSNSDSPCGSPRGSNPVLPSGPPCGSDPVCPSGSPLGSNPVSLSGPPCGSNPGCQNGSPRGSKSGFPSELPHSSNPGSPCGPPCGSNSDFPCGSPHGSNPGLPSGPPCGSDPGSPTAFPSISDSSSSSWFPSVSDSGSPCGSPKDSPHGSDPVSPCGSPKGSPHVSDPVSPCGCPKGSPHGSDPGFPGPSPCISDSSSLRWFPSISDSSSPCGSPKGLPHGSNPVTPCASSRGSEPSSQSGSPHGSHPGSPRGSLNGSDPGSPVASSELPLLWSNPELKWVKNMTLLIRRGKPFGSKRTTEPAGKSGPGSPSGSPPCSDSGSSSGSSCSSDSGSSSGSHCSSDTKSTLKKEGCRTSRASDDPTKIPQTTLKRVTYSDQPQVPTSSLKAGPSRRPCAPSAPLPSWRGPEQKWVKNIRSLLNMRNQGRGRKRAATGKSASKYFCH